In one window of Dokdonia sp. PRO95 DNA:
- the lpxA gene encoding acyl-ACP--UDP-N-acetylglucosamine O-acyltransferase, with amino-acid sequence MNQPLAYVHPGAKIAKNVVIEPFTTIHNNVVIGEGSWIGSNVTIMEGARIGKNVSIFPGAVISAVPQDKKFNDEDTVTIIGDNTTIRECVTINRGTSDRMKTQVGNNCWIMAYCHIAHDCIVGDNCIFSNNSTLAGHITVGDHVVLAGMAAIQQFCTIGSHAFVTGGSLVRKDVPPFVKAGREPLSYVGINSIGLRRRGFTTEKIREIQDIFRILYQKNYNNSQAVAIIEAEMEATQERDEILQFIRNSQRGIMKGYFNS; translated from the coding sequence ACGATACATAATAACGTTGTAATAGGTGAGGGTAGCTGGATAGGGTCTAACGTGACCATTATGGAAGGCGCGCGCATAGGGAAGAACGTAAGTATCTTTCCTGGAGCAGTAATCTCTGCAGTGCCACAAGATAAAAAGTTTAATGACGAAGATACTGTTACCATTATAGGTGATAACACTACAATACGTGAGTGTGTGACTATTAATCGTGGTACCTCAGACCGTATGAAAACTCAAGTAGGAAACAATTGTTGGATTATGGCATATTGCCACATTGCACATGATTGTATCGTGGGTGATAATTGTATTTTTTCTAATAACAGTACACTCGCTGGTCACATTACCGTAGGTGATCACGTAGTGCTAGCTGGGATGGCTGCAATACAGCAGTTTTGTACGATAGGGAGCCATGCTTTTGTAACTGGTGGGTCTTTAGTGCGTAAGGATGTACCTCCTTTTGTAAAGGCAGGTCGTGAGCCGTTAAGTTATGTAGGTATTAACTCTATAGGACTACGTCGTCGCGGATTTACCACAGAGAAAATTCGTGAAATACAAGATATTTTCCGCATCTTGTATCAAAAGAATTACAATAACTCACAAGCGGTAGCTATTATAGAAGCAGAGATGGAAGCCACTCAGGAGCGAGATGAAATATTGCAATTTATACGCAACTCTCAACGTGGTATCATGAAAGGATACTTTAACTCATAA